Proteins encoded within one genomic window of Camelina sativa cultivar DH55 chromosome 19, Cs, whole genome shotgun sequence:
- the LOC104763762 gene encoding UDP-glucose 6-dehydrogenase 3-like, producing MVKICCIGAGYVGGPTMAVIALKCPNVEVAVVDISVPRITAWNSDQLPIYEPGLDEVVKQCRGKNLFFSTDVEKHVREADIVFVSVNTPTKTRGLGAGKAADLTYWESAARMIADVSVSDKIVVEKSTVPVKTAEAIEKILTHNSKGIKFQILSNPEFLAEGTAIEDLFHPDRVLIGGRETPEGFKAVNALKDVYAQWVPEDRILTTNLWSAELTKLAANAFLAQRISSVNAMSALCEATGANVTEVSFAVGKDSRIGPKFLNSSVGFGGSCFQKDILNLVYICECNGLPEVAEYWKQVIKINDYQKTRFVNRIVSSMFNTVSNKKIAVLGFAFKKDTGDTRETPAIDVCKGLLGDKARISIYDPQVTEEQIQRDLTMNKFDWDHPLHLQPMSPTTVKQVSVAWDAYAATKDAHGICLLTEWDEFKTLDYERIFENMQKPAFVFDGRNVVDAEKLRKIGFIVYSIGKPLDQWLKDMPALA from the coding sequence atggtGAAGATCTGCTGTATTGGAGCTGGGTATGTTGGTGGTCCAACTATGGCCGTCATTGCTTTAAAATGTCCTAACGTTGAAGTAGCTGTTGTTGATATCTCTGTACCACGTATCACTGCTTGGAACAGCGACCAGCTCCCAATCTATGAGCCAGGTCTCGATGAAGTTGTCAAGCAATGCCGTGGCAAGAACCTTTTCTTCAGTACTGATGTTGAGAAACACGTCAGAGAAGCTGATATCGTCTTTGTCTCTGTTAATACCCCTACCAAGACTCGTGGTCTTGGAGCTGGTAAAGCTGCTGACTTGACTTACTGGGAAAGCGCTGCTCGTATGATCGCTGATGTTTCGGTTTCAGACAAGATTGTTGTCGAGAAATCAACCGTTCCTGTCAAAACCGCTGAAGCTATCGAGAAGATCCTTACACACAACAGTAAAGGAATCAAGTTCCAGATTCTCTCTAACCCTGAGTTCCTTGCTGAAGGAACTGCTATTGAAGATCTTTTCCATCCTGACCGTGTTCTGATCGGTGGTCGTGAGACCCCTGAAGGGTTTAAAGCTGTCAATGCCTTGAAAGATGTTTATGCTCAGTGGGTTCCAGAAGATAGAATCCTAACTACTAATCTCTGGTCCGCTGAGCTCACCAAGCTTGCTGCCAATGCCTTCTTAGCTCAAAGAATCTCATCTGTCAATGCTATGTCTGCTCTCTGTGAAGCCACTGGTGCTAACGTCACTGAAGTCTCCTTTGCTGTTGGTAAAGACTCTAGAATCGGTCCCAAGTTCTTGAACTCCAGTGTCGGTTTTGGCGGCTCCTGTTTCCAGAAAGATATCCTCAACTTGGTCTACATCTGTGAATGCAACGGCCTCCCTGAAGTTGCGGAATACTGGAAACAAGTCATCAAGATCAATGACTACCAGAAAACTCGGTTTGTAAACCGCATTGTCTCCTCAATGTTCAACACAGTTTCCAACAAAAAGATTGCTGTCCTCGGATTCGCCTTCAAGAAAGACACTGGTGACACGAGAGAGACTCCAGCCATTGATGTCTGCAAAGGTTTGTTAGGAGACAAAGCCCGAATTAGCATCTACGATCCGCAAGTCACTGAAGAACAGATCCAAAGAGACTTAACCATGAACAAGTTCGACTGGGACCATCCACTTCACCTCCAACCCATGAGTCCAACCACCGTGAAACAAGTCTCAGTCGCTTGGGACGCTTATGCTGCCACCAAAGACGCCCACGGAATCTGCTTGCTAACTGAGTGGGACGAGTTTAAGACACTTGACTATGAGCGGATCTTTGAAAATATGCAGAAACCAGCGTTTGTCTTCGATGGAAGAAATGTTGTTGATGCagagaagctgaggaagatAGGGTTTATTGTTTACTCTATTGGTAAGCCATTGGACCAGTGGCTCAAGGACATGCCTGCTCTTGCTTAG